In the Nakamurella alba genome, one interval contains:
- a CDS encoding sigma-70 family RNA polymerase sigma factor — protein MTFDEFLDLHLPALGNYAGVLAGDRQAAHDVLVDALITVQLRWDRIGRMASPAGYARRVITTTFLDARRTAARRRTFSTNEPPERLHHDDGPSRVDDRDQLADMLDGLPDRQRAAVVLRFYLDLPDEEIAAALDCSKGAVRTLISRGLQQLRAVVQASGPSQPRVGRHQP, from the coding sequence GTGACGTTCGACGAGTTCCTCGACCTGCACCTCCCGGCTCTCGGCAACTACGCGGGTGTACTCGCCGGGGACCGGCAGGCCGCGCATGACGTACTGGTCGACGCGCTCATCACCGTCCAACTGAGGTGGGACCGGATCGGTCGGATGGCATCACCGGCGGGGTACGCACGCCGGGTCATCACGACGACCTTCCTGGACGCGCGCCGCACAGCCGCGCGCCGGAGGACCTTCTCGACGAACGAACCGCCGGAACGTCTGCACCACGACGACGGCCCGTCACGCGTCGACGACCGTGACCAGCTCGCCGACATGCTGGACGGCCTTCCCGACCGGCAGCGGGCGGCGGTGGTGCTGCGGTTCTACCTCGACCTGCCGGACGAGGAGATCGCCGCGGCTCTCGACTGTTCGAAAGGTGCAGTCCGCACACTCATCTCACGCGGATTGCAGCAGCTCCGCGCCGTTGTCCAGGCATCCGGACCATCACAGCCGCGGGTAGGGAGGCATCAGCCGTGA
- a CDS encoding META domain-containing protein → MNETELRTLLRDRERFRPDLEAVRAAVESTATDRPRPSRLPRVVLSAAVVVLIAITGLLIRTDAAPPPTSDISGTTTASTTPEVTSTIPAGLTDVRWVLTSVIIEGTRSDPTETWSMVLRSGGRADIFLPCASGSGSWSAAGSGLTLRWNPTTDNACFMDPAAWKALEELTDGTPGQQRPVGIEVVGSALRIEIAGTIMIFRHPTWLGRHWHIGGSGAGPDITFADDGTLRVVDDCGSYDTTWTSTGDQLVIRDAAALPAGCNGPEWSAIDDWAGRTFSFRADRATLTLTDNRSGLVTELLAVRSSPEQPMALPAGTYSRYCGSTVADSDDVATSTAVQQLGTSGQVTVLNLGGETRSYGRALLVLVDDRDRIISLSVEPAASVAEVDVAPGASSSIGVGGWPRGLCDGTELQPGRSYLAAPLLMMPDGGEFLGDRFRYIAPEPTTYGGPAPTDPGACSTAYQGLEAVGMSVTVQQSTSGTSVELRNGSDSDQTVVSVGIALFGNSGGDGRGGFGPPLMSVQRVVGLGSAVALPAGGDLVRAVDHLPTSLCYADEDRLTAGCRYRAAVTVTLARADGSTNTFVGRPFLWTSP, encoded by the coding sequence GTGAACGAGACGGAACTTCGCACCCTTCTCAGGGACCGGGAGCGCTTCCGCCCCGACCTGGAGGCGGTGCGTGCGGCGGTCGAATCGACTGCGACGGACCGGCCGCGGCCGTCGAGGCTGCCGCGAGTGGTCCTCTCGGCTGCTGTGGTGGTGCTGATCGCGATCACCGGACTGCTGATCCGCACCGACGCGGCCCCACCACCGACGTCCGACATCTCCGGAACAACCACCGCTTCAACGACTCCCGAGGTCACGTCAACGATTCCCGCAGGCCTGACCGATGTGCGCTGGGTGCTGACCTCGGTCATCATCGAGGGGACAAGGAGCGATCCGACCGAGACCTGGTCGATGGTGCTGCGCTCCGGCGGGCGGGCGGACATCTTTCTCCCGTGCGCGTCGGGCTCGGGCAGCTGGAGCGCTGCCGGTTCGGGGCTGACCCTTCGGTGGAACCCCACGACCGACAACGCCTGCTTCATGGATCCCGCGGCCTGGAAGGCTCTCGAGGAACTCACCGACGGGACGCCGGGACAGCAGCGGCCGGTCGGCATCGAGGTGGTCGGCTCGGCACTACGCATCGAGATCGCCGGCACCATCATGATTTTCCGCCATCCGACCTGGCTCGGCCGGCATTGGCACATCGGCGGGAGCGGCGCCGGGCCCGACATCACGTTCGCGGACGACGGCACGCTGCGGGTCGTCGACGACTGCGGCTCCTACGACACGACCTGGACCTCGACAGGGGACCAGCTGGTGATCCGGGATGCTGCTGCGCTTCCGGCGGGATGTAACGGACCGGAGTGGTCGGCCATCGACGACTGGGCGGGAAGGACCTTCTCCTTCCGCGCCGATCGCGCCACGCTGACGCTCACGGACAACCGGAGCGGTCTCGTCACCGAACTGCTGGCCGTGCGGTCGTCACCGGAGCAGCCCATGGCGCTGCCGGCAGGGACGTACTCGAGGTACTGCGGCAGCACCGTCGCCGACTCCGACGACGTCGCAACATCCACTGCAGTGCAACAACTCGGGACATCCGGCCAGGTGACAGTCCTGAATCTCGGCGGAGAGACCAGGTCTTACGGGAGGGCCCTCCTGGTGCTGGTCGACGACCGCGACCGGATCATCTCGCTGTCGGTCGAACCGGCTGCGTCCGTCGCCGAGGTGGACGTGGCGCCCGGGGCATCGTCGTCGATCGGTGTGGGGGGATGGCCGAGGGGGTTGTGCGACGGCACGGAACTGCAGCCCGGCCGGTCCTATCTCGCGGCGCCGCTGCTGATGATGCCGGATGGTGGCGAGTTCCTCGGCGACCGCTTCCGGTACATCGCGCCGGAGCCGACCACCTACGGTGGCCCGGCTCCCACCGATCCCGGAGCGTGCTCCACCGCCTACCAGGGGCTGGAGGCCGTGGGCATGTCGGTCACGGTGCAACAGAGCACCTCCGGCACATCCGTGGAACTGCGCAACGGATCGGACAGCGATCAGACCGTCGTATCGGTGGGGATCGCACTGTTCGGCAACTCCGGCGGCGACGGGCGCGGAGGCTTCGGGCCCCCGCTGATGTCCGTGCAACGAGTGGTGGGCCTGGGCAGTGCCGTCGCACTGCCCGCCGGAGGGGACCTGGTGCGTGCTGTCGATCATCTGCCGACGTCGCTGTGCTACGCGGACGAGGACCGGCTGACAGCTGGATGTCGGTACCGGGCCGCTGTCACCGTGACCCTGGCACGCGCCGACGGGAGCACGAATACCTTCGTCGGCCGGCCCTTCCTGTGGACTTCCCCATAA
- a CDS encoding GAP1-N2 domain-containing protein, with translation MLAGQFGYATVGEAGPYSDVDGWKVTAVRPAEDAAALQPWVESATGALGSFVPEALPLLASDEMIAALPRRLRLDPAADRRHRRSTLVHQVSAGQSHHYRDSWFAHGLLVQRSGQGAGVAGVRPAELWDSPLWVRPTGSAAVSAARLPDLDPGADLPAGPGSVAVQEVWAVDRDTALAVLAAAEEYLTAGTGALALADPTGARTAGWAAFLGRHLTVGAAWSALAFSTRETVEAGSTTGIRELHLIGYPDSQDPTEVAVALGTQWYVPDVGEIPTGAAARQVAPYRPPRPGPWTQLVERLTLLDDMGLPSLPDLVDRLSDAARGSADDRPLWAVPAALLLAGEETVELMAQVLPDAVALACRWWPPGLRLPGDRLALLRDRLVRFGRSTDEVFGAAVRSLDEAGAIDTGTGDIGASEDGTADGAEQAHDGEAAEGRDIAIAGYLEAVFAPGPDGVMPDWATPDRPLPWLPTRTRASAALVGRLLDELPARVGAMLAAARDPAVVVRLTTALDTVFGQWGAGDRLPAPVRAARVASLRICLLLDRAAVPGDGTAVWPTTSGETAAAVAAELETALAGDPAIALSPRACGWLTDRLGPPDLGRPLTDWSLVDLELASVRPADDPAGRTAALLRDAVRQPPGRPWTAAEWVARLTAVVGTSPAPTDLAGALHTLMGRQIPLPVPAIGEMLLAGRPLGQAEHGFARWLLEPRVLQSPSVRLSFRPGPTSPVLAVHARTDPQPPDGPTAPAYRVELQALAAALPGAGEPLAGAVRERLAQDVVVADAEFVAAGGWPWGEHGSTAVAGEPPAPAPTGLDDRWPIALEAVLLRVADRPDLGAALARSLLLRALLDEIVAAAGSSRYGRVYTDPLGGYLRQAPDGREWQVESWVKRLLDGRDRSARQQWAADCDAAAGRTVDRLLHRTPTGHPLHRPDVRTSFLASVHQNAPELALGVLGARLSGWRGRRPDSGPNPG, from the coding sequence ATGCTGGCCGGGCAGTTCGGGTACGCCACCGTCGGCGAGGCCGGACCCTACTCGGACGTCGACGGATGGAAGGTCACCGCCGTGCGTCCGGCGGAGGACGCCGCGGCGCTGCAGCCCTGGGTCGAATCGGCGACCGGCGCGCTGGGCTCGTTCGTGCCGGAGGCGCTGCCGCTGCTGGCCTCGGACGAGATGATTGCCGCGCTGCCGCGCCGGCTGCGGCTCGATCCCGCGGCCGATCGTCGCCATCGTCGCAGCACCCTGGTGCACCAGGTGAGCGCCGGGCAGAGTCACCATTACCGCGACTCCTGGTTCGCACACGGACTTCTCGTGCAGCGCAGCGGTCAGGGTGCCGGGGTGGCCGGCGTCCGGCCCGCCGAGCTCTGGGACAGCCCGCTCTGGGTGCGGCCGACCGGATCGGCAGCGGTGTCCGCCGCCCGCCTGCCCGACCTGGATCCCGGGGCCGACCTGCCGGCCGGACCAGGAAGCGTTGCCGTGCAGGAGGTCTGGGCCGTCGATCGGGACACCGCGCTGGCGGTCCTGGCCGCTGCCGAGGAGTACCTGACCGCAGGCACCGGCGCTCTCGCGCTGGCCGACCCGACGGGTGCCCGTACCGCGGGCTGGGCCGCTTTTCTGGGCCGGCACCTGACCGTCGGCGCGGCCTGGTCGGCGCTGGCCTTCTCCACCCGGGAGACGGTGGAGGCCGGCAGCACCACCGGCATCCGGGAGCTGCACCTGATCGGCTACCCGGACTCCCAGGATCCGACCGAGGTCGCAGTCGCTCTCGGGACCCAGTGGTACGTCCCCGATGTCGGGGAGATCCCGACCGGTGCGGCGGCCCGCCAGGTGGCGCCGTACCGTCCGCCCCGCCCCGGGCCGTGGACCCAGCTGGTCGAGCGGCTCACCCTGCTGGACGACATGGGGCTGCCGTCGCTGCCGGACCTGGTCGACCGGCTGTCCGACGCGGCGCGCGGCAGCGCGGACGACCGGCCGCTCTGGGCGGTGCCCGCGGCGCTGCTGCTCGCCGGCGAGGAGACGGTCGAGCTGATGGCGCAGGTGCTCCCGGATGCCGTGGCGCTGGCCTGCCGGTGGTGGCCGCCGGGGTTGCGGCTGCCGGGGGACCGACTGGCCCTGCTCCGCGACCGCCTGGTCCGCTTCGGCCGATCCACCGACGAGGTCTTCGGTGCCGCGGTCCGGTCGCTGGACGAGGCCGGGGCGATCGACACCGGGACCGGCGATATCGGCGCGAGCGAGGACGGGACCGCCGACGGTGCGGAACAGGCCCACGACGGCGAGGCCGCCGAGGGTCGGGACATCGCCATCGCCGGCTACCTGGAGGCCGTCTTCGCGCCCGGACCGGACGGGGTGATGCCGGACTGGGCGACCCCGGACCGTCCCCTGCCCTGGCTGCCCACCCGGACCAGGGCCTCCGCCGCCCTGGTCGGCCGGCTGCTCGACGAGCTGCCCGCCCGGGTCGGCGCGATGCTCGCCGCCGCACGGGACCCGGCGGTCGTGGTGCGGCTGACGACCGCGCTGGACACGGTGTTCGGGCAGTGGGGTGCGGGCGACCGGCTGCCGGCTCCGGTCCGGGCCGCGCGGGTGGCATCGCTGCGGATCTGCCTGCTGCTGGACCGCGCGGCGGTGCCCGGTGACGGCACGGCGGTCTGGCCGACCACGTCCGGGGAGACGGCCGCGGCCGTCGCGGCCGAACTGGAGACCGCCCTCGCCGGCGACCCGGCCATCGCGTTGTCGCCGCGGGCCTGCGGCTGGTTGACCGACCGGCTGGGTCCACCGGACCTCGGCCGGCCGCTGACGGACTGGTCGCTGGTCGACCTGGAACTGGCGTCGGTACGGCCGGCCGACGACCCGGCGGGTCGGACCGCCGCGCTGCTCCGGGACGCCGTGCGTCAGCCGCCCGGCCGGCCGTGGACGGCAGCGGAGTGGGTGGCCCGGCTGACCGCGGTCGTCGGCACCTCGCCCGCGCCGACCGACCTGGCCGGGGCGCTGCACACGCTGATGGGGCGGCAGATCCCGCTTCCGGTCCCGGCGATCGGCGAGATGCTGCTGGCCGGACGGCCGCTCGGTCAGGCGGAGCACGGGTTCGCCCGCTGGCTGCTGGAACCCCGGGTGCTGCAGTCCCCGTCGGTCCGCCTCTCGTTCCGCCCGGGTCCGACGTCCCCGGTGCTGGCCGTGCACGCCCGCACCGACCCGCAGCCGCCGGACGGCCCGACCGCCCCGGCCTATCGCGTCGAGCTCCAGGCGCTGGCCGCGGCACTGCCGGGTGCCGGCGAGCCGCTCGCCGGTGCGGTCCGGGAGCGGCTGGCACAGGACGTGGTGGTGGCCGATGCGGAGTTCGTCGCCGCGGGCGGCTGGCCTTGGGGGGAGCACGGTTCGACCGCGGTGGCCGGTGAACCGCCGGCACCTGCGCCCACCGGGCTCGACGATCGGTGGCCGATCGCGCTCGAGGCGGTGCTGCTCCGGGTCGCCGACCGGCCGGACCTCGGCGCGGCCCTGGCCCGGTCACTGCTGCTGCGCGCACTGCTCGACGAGATCGTCGCCGCGGCAGGATCGTCCCGGTACGGCCGGGTGTACACCGACCCGCTGGGGGGCTACCTGCGCCAGGCGCCGGACGGCCGGGAGTGGCAGGTCGAGTCCTGGGTCAAGCGGCTGCTCGACGGGCGTGACCGGTCGGCGAGGCAGCAGTGGGCCGCCGACTGCGATGCGGCGGCGGGGCGGACCGTCGACCGACTGCTGCACCGCACCCCGACCGGCCACCCGCTGCACCGGCCGGACGTCCGGACGAGTTTCCTGGCATCGGTGCACCAGAACGCACCGGAACTCGCCCTCGGCGTGCTCGGCGCCCGGCTCTCCGGGTGGCGGGGCCGGCGACCCGACAGCGGGCCGAATCCCGGCTGA